The Raphanus sativus cultivar WK10039 chromosome 2, ASM80110v3, whole genome shotgun sequence DNA segment ttttttctttgaattcgtttgtgtgttatttgaatTGAGAAATGATCATATATAGAGACGATTTTCAAATCTGATAGGTGAAGGTATAACAtggattttacaacgaaaaCATTTACTATGATTTTACATCGTTTTTACATGttatttacaacgaatttacaacgaagttagttAATTTAAACCCCACTATATACGCGTTTTCACCAAAAGTAACGGTAACATGATTCGTCGTAAATCACTCGTAAATTTACAATGAGTTTACAACGAATTGGTCTTTCCACGTAAAAGCCTCgtaaaattacatttattttacgACGAAACGATATCGTTGTAACTTTACAACTCATTTACGACGAATATTTATTTCGTCGTAACTTCGTCGTAAACACTACGTAAATTTTCGAGGAAATAATTTTCTCGTAAACTGTCATTGTTATAGCCgcattttcttgtagtgtaataTTTCCTTTGGTTAAAGGGAAAACTGTTTCGCCACCTTAATCAACGTCCGAGATAACGTAATAGCTAGAATCAAATAAAGAGGATTAACTGACGCATATATGGTTTAGTTTACATGCAGGCACATAAGAACAGTAGCAAATCGTTGACTTCCCCTTTTGAGTACTCGTCTGTGAAATAGTTATGGTGAGGTTCTTATTTCTGCCCAACTTCACAATGTTGAACTTGTAGTCTCTCTCCATTTTCTGCACTGACATTACACATTAGGCCCACACGAAAATATAGACTAGCAACAAGACCAGTCCTGCGCATAGGCAAGTTAAACATTGGTAAGCCCCAGAGAGCTTTCCCAAAAGGTTTGTTGCAATAAAAATGTTATCAAGGATGAGGATGAGAGTTGCATTACTTTAACTGTGCTTTGTTTTCTGTTTGTTTTACTtatcttttgcttcttgctatTCAACTAGAAGCATTGTCACTGTCAATgcgttttaaaataaatatgacaacTCTTTTGTTTAACGACCCCCCACCCAAATGATGGGTAAGACGCATTGATAGAATCTTAAATCATGTTTTCATGGTGAAAAAACtggaaaaaacaatatattttcttagataaaCACGAAACAATaggtttcttattttcttttcaactgAGAAAGGGTTAACTCCAGTGACATCACTTTTTGTGAATGAATCCTTTTGGATTGTATTGTTGTGTTTTGTAGGAGCCTTTGAATTCCTGAGGGTGAAACCATTTAGTTGATGCCCACTTGTTTCCTTTGATTACTGGACGACCACctgaatcaatcaatcaaagGTTTACATCTCATCAAACTAAGACAAAAAGTGTAATAATACTATGATTTAAGAAACGCATAAAGAAAGGCAATGTGATTGTCTCTCTCACAGTGCAAACTCGAAGGGTCTTGAGACCCGTCAGGCCTCTTGTTCCAGAAGAGTACTGCGTCTCCCTTCTTTGCTGAAACAGATAGTCTTCCACTGGACATAGGGAAGGCTGTTTCTCCTCCATCATCAACGTCCGACCTAATTATCATTTAAGAAAAAGGAAGATTACTAACGCATTCTCGTGTCTGATCATGAGACACAGATTCTATAAAAGGGTTGTATGTATGGTTTATCATACAGGTACATAAGGAAAGTAGCAAGTCTTCCGAATCCATCATAGTGAGGGTCAAATTTCTGCCCAACTTCATAATTGATTACTTGAAGACCTTCTCCATTTTCTGCATTTACCATCATCACAACTTAAAACTCCCACAAGACAATGTAAAAGGGTAACAAAAGTATCCATAGAAAGAATCACATACCTACAGGGAGGAAGGTGAATTCTGAAATTCTATTCTCAATCTCTTCCACAATTTTGTCATGTCCTCTTCCAATAAAAGTTCCCGTGCTCGTCCTCGCGCTGGCACATTTTTAAATGGACACTTCCAAATCTCAAATCTTGACATGgggagaaacaaaacaaaaaagaaatttgaGTACAGAACCTGCTTTCGTCTCCCCCTCCGTTTCCTGGATCACGCAGCCGTGACCTCTTCATATAAGGTTTCGCGAGGCTAATCAAGTGCTCACAttcttcatttttctttacataaaaatttgttttaaacaGAGCATAATATCAATGAGCCGCAAGCCTTTCAAGTGCTTATAAATCATCCAAAAAGATAAATCCGATCGAAGATTAcgttattacatttttttctcaTGAGAGAAACAAGTGTCAGTTTgatcatgtgttttttttactgGAGAGTTGTAAGTAAGAAGATAAAAAGCACAAATCCTAGACATGTTCTAGTTTCTATAACTAGTTTCTATAACTTGTATGACAAGCTAAAACTTATAATTTCAAAAGAGACGTCATATATAGAGCTATAAAtgtttaaaactatatttaatatttttttttgggcagAGCTCATACATAGTTTGAGACGGCACTGCTGGCAAAGTCCCATCTACCATataaaaaccctaaataaaaatctttatcCCAAAAGAAgctaaaagaagaagaggaattaCCAAGAAGTTGTGGTAAAGGAAAGCTCTAGGTTTCCACGAGATAACTTCGGGCCAACGTTCATGAGGAAAGCGCAAGGAAGCATCAACCTTCTCTATCTTACACGTAAGTGCT contains these protein-coding regions:
- the LOC108842638 gene encoding probable prolyl 4-hydroxylase 11 isoform X3, whose translation is MSMSTSPSTASQYLKERLQKLKIYGVSDLMQHIDTFKETMGDTVNVKIDDLNNLSVLFCSLPPLLTALTCKIEKVDASLRFPHERWPEVISWKPRAFLYHNFLKNEECEHLISLAKPYMKRSRLRDPGNGGGDESSARTSTGTFIGRGHDKIVEEIENRISEFTFLPVENGEGLQVINYEVGQKFDPHYDGFGRLATFLMYLSDVDDGGETAFPMSSGRLSVSAKKGDAVLFWNKRPDGSQDPSSLHCGRPVIKGNKWASTKWFHPQEFKGSYKTQQYNPKGFIHKK